In Pleurocapsa minor HA4230-MV1, the genomic window AGGTTGTTTCTCTGATGTAGAAACTGTCCGCTGTCTTTTCAAAATAGCTTTGACTCGATATTCTAATTCTTGAAGATCAAAAGGTTTAGTCAAATAATCGTCTGCACCCTTCAAAAAACCTTCTTTTTTGTCAGCAGCATCAGATCTACTTGTTAACATTAAAATAAAAACATCAGTATTTTTCTGCATCTCTTCGCACAAGTTATAGCCTAAAGCATCAGGAAGATTAACATCTAATATGACTAAATCAGGGTTAAACTGTTCAAAAGTCTTTAATGCACTTTGACCGTCTACAGCAGACTCAAGTAAATAATCTTTTTGACTCAGAAAACGAAATATTAAATTGCGAATGGCTGGGTCATCATCTACAACTAGAATTTTGGCGGAAGCGGTATGCATAATTTTAACCAGTAAACTAAAAAAATAAAGCGAAAAATCGCTCAGAAAGATGAGCAAAGCTTACATTCAGTCTTCTAGACAATTATCTATGCATAACTGGATAATGCCAAGAACATAAATCATTAAT contains:
- a CDS encoding response regulator transcription factor — protein: MHTASAKILVVDDDPAIRNLIFRFLSQKDYLLESAVDGQSALKTFEQFNPDLVILDVNLPDALGYNLCEEMQKNTDVFILMLTSRSDAADKKEGFLKGADDYLTKPFDLQELEYRVKAILKRQRTVSTSEKQPLVFSNMVIDPVRREVKINEQFILLTALEFDLLHFLATRPGRVWRRDELIQSVWDYDYVGDQRVVDVHIGQIRKKIEIDSAEPSFIQTVRGVGYKFEVDPVSEDT